In Treponema vincentii, a single window of DNA contains:
- a CDS encoding CpXC domain-containing protein, with product MQKITCKCDCSFDVEYEKTIDLDARPAVKEDIKRGSFLSFVCPSCHSKVNIELETEFVWKSKKTTLLFVPEKKRMECLAFCAGAVRINAENNKKLKTEFLKKGQTPVIGYPELADRIAVLDSGLDPEIVEAVKFFLLDNGKNIKGKQIQILFEKFYDDVIEFHVHGLREKEVAVMRIPLNLYRSIEADRKAKKQKEVFQALWLVPYLSYKNIHAEGDDHDASV from the coding sequence ATGCAAAAAATTACCTGTAAATGCGACTGTTCATTTGATGTGGAATACGAAAAAACAATCGATCTTGATGCCCGCCCAGCAGTAAAGGAAGATATAAAAAGAGGCTCCTTTTTGTCTTTTGTATGCCCGTCCTGCCATTCAAAAGTCAATATCGAACTTGAAACGGAATTTGTGTGGAAATCGAAAAAAACAACGCTATTGTTTGTACCCGAAAAGAAGCGTATGGAATGTCTTGCTTTTTGTGCGGGAGCCGTCAGAATTAATGCGGAAAATAATAAAAAATTAAAGACTGAATTTCTGAAGAAAGGACAAACGCCCGTTATCGGCTACCCTGAACTTGCCGATCGGATTGCCGTCCTTGATTCCGGTTTAGATCCGGAGATTGTTGAAGCGGTAAAATTCTTTTTATTGGATAACGGGAAGAATATCAAGGGTAAGCAAATTCAAATCCTGTTTGAAAAATTTTATGATGATGTAATTGAATTTCATGTGCATGGCTTACGGGAAAAAGAAGTTGCAGTGATGCGTATTCCACTAAATCTTTATCGTTCGATCGAAGCAGATCGTAAAGCAAAAAAGCAAAAAGAGGTATTCCAAGCCTTATGGCTCGTCCCCTACCTTTCCTATAAGAATATTCATGCCGAAGGAGATGATCATGATGCATCAGTTTAA
- a CDS encoding MptD family putative ECF transporter S component, producing MSSTTQSDKKMRTKDFIYAGAFGALYIVLMLIIVMGSSAISPVLYFMAPLTVGLICGTVYMLCVLKVHKFGAALIFGAFFTLITCTQSLYAVIFSLAAALIAELILFLGKYQSRKMYLLSFVFFNLNMAAPTLMLLTDYNKFMMLSEKYSGAAYAQSFAKLAFNGKIWFAILGCAIAGGIGGALIAKNLVKKHFEKAGAV from the coding sequence ATGAGTTCAACGACACAATCCGATAAAAAAATGCGGACAAAGGATTTTATCTATGCAGGGGCATTCGGTGCATTGTACATCGTGCTGATGCTGATTATCGTAATGGGTTCTTCCGCCATTTCTCCCGTGCTGTATTTCATGGCGCCGCTGACGGTTGGGTTGATTTGCGGTACGGTGTATATGCTGTGCGTGCTTAAAGTGCATAAGTTCGGCGCCGCGTTGATATTCGGTGCGTTTTTTACGCTAATCACTTGTACGCAAAGTTTGTATGCAGTTATTTTTTCACTGGCGGCGGCGCTTATAGCTGAGCTGATTTTGTTCTTAGGTAAGTATCAATCCCGCAAGATGTATCTGCTGTCATTTGTTTTTTTCAACCTCAATATGGCGGCACCGACCCTGATGCTGCTTACCGATTACAACAAATTTATGATGCTTTCGGAAAAATACAGTGGTGCCGCTTATGCACAGTCGTTTGCAAAACTGGCATTTAACGGAAAGATATGGTTCGCGATACTGGGCTGCGCTATTGCAGGGGGAATTGGTGGCGCACTTATCGCAAAAAATTTGGTTAAAAAGCATTTTGAAAAAGCCGGAGCCGTATAA
- the rseP gene encoding RIP metalloprotease RseP, translated as MLKFLIGLPVLGIVVFIHELGHFIAAKLCGVSVESFSIGWGPVLLHKKFGATDYRLSAIPLGGYCGMKGEHAFREAYEKKLPSVPKEEGSLFAAHPFKRILIAFAGPFANLLLAAAALAMISGLGRTYYTTDNRIVPVYCLDSSDQSPARTAGLQIGDRILQINDQKTANFADIQQIIALHPEESLTMLIERGGEQLSMTIRPDLNKKTGAGQVGIYRYVPLEVASVRKDSAADLAGIKAGDRLTGIDGTALDNQMALIYFFRDYTQKTALFELIRDGERIELPVNLVRTENGSVDLGLNWAYITVTEKGTGFIASLRQGIVQTGELTAVTLKSLGLLFKGVNMTDAVAGPVRISSMIGSLAADGFSENTRAGFVNIAEIVAVICVSLFLMNLLPIPILDGGLIFTAFIECIVRRQIPPRVLYYLQFVGFAFIAVLFFFALWADILYIMK; from the coding sequence GATCGGATTGCCGGTACTCGGCATTGTCGTATTTATCCATGAGCTGGGGCACTTCATCGCTGCTAAGCTCTGCGGAGTGTCGGTGGAGAGCTTTTCCATCGGCTGGGGGCCGGTACTGCTGCATAAAAAGTTCGGTGCAACCGACTACCGGCTGTCGGCGATTCCCCTCGGCGGCTACTGCGGCATGAAGGGAGAACACGCGTTTAGAGAGGCGTACGAAAAAAAACTGCCCAGTGTTCCCAAGGAAGAGGGGAGCCTTTTTGCCGCACACCCCTTTAAGCGGATACTGATAGCGTTTGCGGGGCCCTTTGCCAACCTCTTGCTTGCCGCCGCCGCACTTGCCATGATAAGCGGACTCGGCAGGACATACTACACCACCGATAACCGTATCGTACCGGTATACTGCCTCGATTCGAGCGACCAATCGCCTGCGCGGACAGCCGGTCTACAGATAGGCGATCGTATTCTCCAAATCAACGATCAAAAGACAGCGAACTTCGCCGATATTCAGCAGATTATCGCGCTTCATCCCGAAGAATCGCTTACAATGCTGATTGAACGGGGGGGAGAACAGCTCAGTATGACTATACGCCCTGATTTGAATAAAAAAACGGGCGCGGGGCAGGTCGGTATTTACCGTTATGTGCCGCTCGAAGTTGCATCCGTGCGGAAAGACTCCGCTGCCGATTTGGCGGGAATCAAAGCAGGTGACCGGCTTACCGGTATTGACGGCACAGCGCTCGATAACCAGATGGCGTTGATATACTTTTTCCGCGACTATACGCAAAAGACCGCACTTTTTGAGCTTATCCGTGACGGCGAGCGGATTGAGCTGCCGGTAAACCTTGTCCGCACGGAAAACGGCAGCGTCGATCTCGGTTTGAATTGGGCCTATATCACCGTAACCGAGAAAGGAACCGGTTTTATTGCCAGTTTACGCCAAGGGATAGTGCAAACCGGAGAACTGACGGCCGTTACGCTGAAAAGCCTCGGGCTTTTGTTTAAAGGCGTGAATATGACTGACGCGGTTGCCGGGCCGGTACGAATCAGTTCGATGATCGGTAGTCTCGCGGCGGACGGCTTTAGCGAAAATACACGAGCGGGCTTTGTGAATATTGCTGAAATTGTCGCGGTAATATGCGTGTCTCTCTTTTTAATGAACCTTTTGCCCATTCCTATTCTGGACGGCGGATTGATCTTTACCGCCTTTATCGAATGTATCGTCCGCCGGCAAATACCGCCTCGTGTGTTATATTATCTCCAGTTCGTAGGATTCGCCTTTATCGCCGTGCTTTTTTTCTTTGCATTATGGGCGGATATCCTATATATTATGAAATGA
- a CDS encoding energy-coupling factor transporter transmembrane component T codes for MAFGLYGSGSGLLKLDPRTKLLLFCAGIAVSTFSYNECALWMYCAAMCALLALCGEKWFALKCGALIACMEYLRYRIITSGTGAPALTGILVALIMMCRYGFPLLLSLSFLIKTTRISQLIAALSALHLPLFVIIPLSVMLRFIPTVQEEWDGVRKAMAFRGISLEPGAVIRAPFKTIEYILIPLLFSCISVMDELASASLARGLDAERKRTSYETVKMRFPDYIIILLFVGIAFYAAVGGRS; via the coding sequence ATGGCGTTCGGGCTGTATGGAAGCGGGAGCGGGCTTTTAAAGCTTGACCCGCGGACAAAGCTGCTTTTATTTTGTGCAGGTATCGCTGTCAGTACCTTTTCCTATAATGAATGTGCGTTGTGGATGTACTGCGCAGCGATGTGCGCACTATTAGCCTTGTGCGGGGAAAAATGGTTTGCACTCAAGTGCGGTGCTCTCATTGCTTGTATGGAATATCTGCGCTACCGCATCATCACCTCCGGCACAGGCGCTCCCGCGCTAACCGGAATTCTTGTCGCACTTATTATGATGTGCCGGTACGGTTTTCCCTTGCTCCTATCCCTCTCATTTTTAATTAAAACAACGCGCATCAGTCAACTCATCGCGGCATTGTCGGCTCTGCACCTTCCGCTCTTTGTTATTATCCCCCTATCCGTAATGCTCAGGTTTATCCCGACAGTGCAGGAAGAATGGGACGGCGTGCGGAAGGCTATGGCATTTAGAGGCATATCCCTTGAACCGGGCGCGGTGATACGGGCGCCTTTTAAAACAATCGAGTACATATTGATACCGCTCCTTTTCAGCTGTATCTCCGTTATGGATGAGCTCGCCTCCGCTTCCCTTGCACGCGGCCTTGATGCGGAACGGAAACGGACATCTTATGAAACGGTAAAGATGCGTTTTCCGGACTACATCATTATACTGCTGTTTGTAGGCATTGCGTTCTATGCTGCTGTAGGAGGGAGGAGCTGA